The DNA segment TTGGTAAAAATGGAAGTGAAAGGTCAAGTGATGTGCGTGTTGTTGATGTGTTACATCTTTGGTCATATAATAACAAGTCATAACTGTGGCTTTATCGAAGCCAGGATCTCGTCTAAATTCGGAGATCTAGAAATCGAGAAGAAGTTAAGGACAATTAACAAACCCGCTGTCAAGATCATCAAGGTTAATTCATAATCTTTTCGTACGTACATATACAAGCATACAGCTAAATTTTATATAGTAAACTCTATATTTATGGTTGGAAATGATAAGACTATTCATGGAGAAAAATACGGATGCGTGGATTTCTTCAAGCAACCAGCATTTGATCACCCTTCTATGAAAAATCACACATACCATTACAAGGTACAACTTTGGATCCATCCGCTATAAATGTAAATTCTTTGAAAATTGTATTTGAAGAAAAATACTTTTGTGTCATGTCTTAGATGCGTCCGATATCCCATTccgaagaaaagagaaaaagagagacaaACAACACTGGATTTGGTTACTTATGGGAGAATGGTGTGGGTTGTCCCATTGGTACGGTCCCTATACGAAGAATCACCAAAGACGATATTTTGGGATTAAACTCGTTAGAGGATATATATACACCTCGTAGTTCTTACAACACTAGTACCGTAGGTACTAGTGACCCGTATTACGACCAACATCATGTAAGTTACTTCTTTTAGTTAAATAACCTAATTACCGAatgaatatttgatatatatatatatatatatatatattatttatttataataattagtaTGTTTGGATACTGAGTGAAAATAATTTGGATTAGTTTGCGGTGGGTCGGACACCAAACAAAGGAATGGTCTTCAATGGAGCAACAATGGAACTGTGTATAACCGCCCCTAAGGTTAAGCCTAGCCAATTCAGTAGTGCTCGGCTTCACATTCAGATGGGAGACGATTTCATACAAATGGGTATAACTGTAAGTTATTTACTTTTCCACTATGTAGTACGTACGCTACAAAGCCCAGTTACTAAAGCAATTTGTATTTTGTACTTGGATaacaaatttttaaacacactatatatgtataatgtatTCAGGTAAATCCATTACTGTACAAGGATGACCAACCTCGGCTTTTCGTCTATACAAAAGTAAGACCGAGGCCACGTACGGCCAGCCCTTGTTAGTAAATTCTCGTTCATATATATGTGACGTGACAAATATGTATATCGATGAGACAGGCCGGTGGACAACAATGTTACAATCACCAATGTGACGTCGGAATGATAAGTGTTCGTCAAGATTATCCAATGGGCCTGTCAATGCTGCCAGCTTCTGAACGTGGTGCTAAGACAAGTTATTTCAGCTCATTCGGCCTAATCAAGGTTGGCTTCATTCTTAGATTATGCTTCTGTCTTTTATTACATTATTCATTCTCATTAACTTGTTGTTAGCTGTCAATACGATTCATAATTCAGTCTGTATAGTTACTCTGTCTACTAATCATTTTGTTGGCCGCAGGACAAAGCAAATGGGAACTGGTGGTTTGAGTTTGGTACAGACGCAGAAGAAATTGGTTTCTGGCCGTCGAACTTGTTTCGCCAAAGCTCTGGAAACTACGTCGAGTGGGGAGGAGAAGTGTTCACCGCATCACTACCTGGTCCTCAAATGGGATATGGAATTTTCCCATTTCAACAAGTACGTTACGACGCATATGTCAAACGTGTAGCCATACTCGATAATAATTATAACTTTGATACTAAAGTGGATTATATGGAATCATTTTCGGACGATAATCGAGGATACCAAGTGATCGACTTCGTAAAGTCTGAATTCCAAGATGCCGGTCATATAATCTTTTATGGTGGTCCAGGACTCGATcattaaataaaaagtttggTCTATATTGTATCTATAATTTTACTGTTATTGGCATATGTATTCTTGAAATTGTcgcataaaataaaaatttcagaaTACTACTATGGCATCTCTTTTGAATCCTAAAAGAAAAATTGCTTGTATACACAAAACTCTCCACTTTACAAACTTTCTgaaaaaaatctacaaatttGACGAATCTATTAATTCTAAAATTATATCAAAGACTCTTCTAATTATATCCAAATTCCGTTAATGGAAATTTCCCAAATTAACTCATAATTTTCTTTGAAACACAAATTTATATCATTaattcagtcaaatgcaaaaatTATCTACAACATAGTGAaactaatgcaaaaaaaaaaaatactttgacGATTAAAACATTGAGAGGTTTTAATGCAATCATGAAATCTGCTTACTGGACTTTATTTGAAGCCTACTTCATAACTTAATCTTATAATTAAACTAGATATGTACCTGTGGTCCTGTGCATTGCATGgagttttgatattttaatttaaaactaggtgtgttcccgggctacgcccgggtttttgACTGTGAAAATGGTTAAGCAGAAAAtcataagtatataaatatagtttGTCTAAATTTTGTATAATGTAAAATAGTGTTAGGGAAAAAAAAACCATTGAATGTTGATAGCTGGTGTACTGCATAGCAGATAAATGTGAACTATTAGATAGATAACCACTTAAGAAACCTTCCATGAGATCCTGAGTTTTCAGTTTTACTTACTCTCATGGGAGTGGAGGCGGTAGAAGATTTCTTTGTATACTATGTTCttcactttttgtttttatgagtCTTCGTCTTTGATGACTTTTAAACACATATCAATCATACATGTTTTTTTCGTTATTAACACTAACTCTCTTTTTAACACGttcttatttaaaaaagaattatcttatgttcaTCAAAccatatacaatttttttctttattaatacTAACTCTTAGAACTAATaattttacttaatatttagtaatgtattttctctttttaaacttttaaccattttattaaaatatatatttttgcataacaacacaatattgtttcaaaaaaggatagcaacacaatatatatagaaattatctttttattttaaatatatttttaaattatggatatttgtttttattaattgtaagcacttatctaatcaaataaacaaaatttgtttcttattttatctaatttatttaatttattcattaaaggtataaacgatattaaccgtgctaacttttaatgtgagagcttcgttattaaaatttacttcgcaaataatagtatatatatatatatttgtttttattaattgaaagaacttatctaatcaaataaattaaattaaatttggtttttatttttgaatttagttatacattttattcattaagggtataaacgatattaaccactctaactttcaacgtgagagctcaattccaaaaatttacttcacaaataatagtatagactaggtgttttgcccgcgatgcgggcttaaacattttcataatttttgaaaagttatttGTACACTGtattcattatactaaaataaatcttaaaataacttaatattatatttttaattatataattaaaaaatttatttgattaatatttaattatgtaatttgtgtttttaaatttttattaaaataccttttcagataaaaatacaatatatatatatatatatatatatatatatatatatatattatctattttttatttatatttttatattttggataattcaatattatatttttaattatataattaagaattttatttgattaatatttagttatataattcatgtttttaactttttactaaaatactttttgagATAACAATATAATGTATACATAAATTATgtctatttaaattatattttcagattttggataattcatactattattaattttcataaattatctaattaaataaattaaaatttcgtttttatttttttaatttagttatacattttatttgattaatatttatttatataattcatatttttaatatttagttatatagttcatgtttttaactttttactaaaagattttttcagataacaatacaatatatacagaaattatctctctttttaaattatatttacatattttggataattcttactattattaattttaattaattatct comes from the Brassica rapa cultivar Chiifu-401-42 chromosome A01, CAAS_Brap_v3.01, whole genome shotgun sequence genome and includes:
- the LOC103871136 gene encoding uncharacterized protein LOC103871136, with product MEVKGQVMCVLLMCYIFGHIITSHNCGFIEARISSKFGDLEIEKKLRTINKPAVKIIKTIHGEKYGCVDFFKQPAFDHPSMKNHTYHYKMRPISHSEEKRKRETNNTGFGYLWENGVGCPIGTVPIRRITKDDILGLNSLEDIYTPRSSYNTSTVGTSDPYYDQHHFAVGRTPNKGMVFNGATMELCITAPKVKPSQFSSARLHIQMGDDFIQMGITVNPLLYKDDQPRLFVYTKAGGQQCYNHQCDVGMISVRQDYPMGLSMLPASERGAKTSYFSSFGLIKDKANGNWWFEFGTDAEEIGFWPSNLFRQSSGNYVEWGGEVFTASLPGPQMGYGIFPFQQVRYDAYVKRVAILDNNYNFDTKVDYMESFSDDNRGYQVIDFVKSEFQDAGHIIFYGGPGLDH